From one Streptomyces sp. N50 genomic stretch:
- a CDS encoding DinB family protein: MISPDFKDDLRVFLQDSRDALVWKLEGLPEYGIRRPMTPTGTNLLGLVKHLAGAEAFYFGTVFGRPVDGPELWIAGDAEPNADLWATPDETREQIVGDYRRICAHSDATIEALPLDAIGRMPGEGGNELTLHRALVHMTYETARHAGHADVVRELIDGTVGQRVGGTNMAPGDASWWAEHRNRVERAATLKGRGELRDQPPPPRSERTT; the protein is encoded by the coding sequence ATGATCTCACCGGACTTCAAAGACGATCTGCGTGTTTTTCTGCAGGACTCTCGTGACGCGTTGGTGTGGAAGCTGGAAGGGCTGCCGGAGTACGGCATCCGGCGGCCGATGACGCCGACCGGCACCAATCTGCTGGGGCTGGTCAAGCATCTGGCGGGGGCCGAGGCGTTCTACTTCGGGACGGTGTTCGGGCGGCCGGTCGACGGGCCGGAGTTGTGGATCGCGGGGGACGCCGAGCCGAACGCGGATCTGTGGGCGACCCCGGACGAGACACGTGAGCAGATCGTCGGCGACTACCGGCGGATCTGCGCCCACTCCGACGCGACGATCGAGGCACTCCCCCTGGACGCGATCGGCCGCATGCCCGGCGAAGGCGGCAACGAACTCACCCTGCACCGCGCCCTCGTCCACATGACCTACGAGACAGCCCGCCACGCGGGCCACGCCGACGTCGTACGCGAACTCATCGACGGGACGGTGGGTCAGCGCGTCGGGGGCACCAACATGGCGCCGGGCGACGCGAGTTGGTGGGCGGAGCACCGGAACCGGGTGGAGCGGGCCGCGACCCTCAAGGGGCGCGGGGAACTGCGCGACCAGCCCCCACCGCCCCGCAGTGAACGAACAACCTGA